A genomic region of Bacillota bacterium contains the following coding sequences:
- the rpmA gene encoding 50S ribosomal protein L27: protein MIRVNLQLFAHKKGVGSSRNGRDSESKRLGVKTGDGQFVRAGSIIVRQRGTKIHPGDYVGKGKDDTLFALADGVVKFERYGKDRKKVSVVAV from the coding sequence ATGATTAGAGTAAATCTTCAATTATTTGCTCATAAAAAAGGAGTAGGCAGTTCCAGGAATGGACGTGACAGTGAGTCGAAGAGGTTGGGAGTTAAAACCGGAGACGGACAGTTTGTACGGGCAGGAAGTATTATTGTAAGGCAAAGAGGTACAAAAATCCATCCGGGTGATTATGTAGGAAAAGGAAAAGATGATACACTTTTTGCACTAGCTGACGGTGTAGTAAAATTTGAAAGATATGGCAAAGACAGAAAAAAGGTAAGCGTAGTTGCTGTATAA
- a CDS encoding ribosomal-processing cysteine protease Prp, with protein MIKIQVLRDKEGFIWEFEIKGHSGFGQQGEDIVCAGVSALGYTAVGALAELAGIESYAEKEGYIRCSIPEDVKEDLKPIIRIILETVVIGLKQIENSYREYVVIKEQEV; from the coding sequence AAAGAAGGCTTTATATGGGAATTTGAAATTAAAGGACATTCAGGGTTTGGACAACAGGGAGAAGATATTGTTTGTGCAGGGGTGTCGGCTTTAGGGTACACTGCAGTGGGGGCTCTGGCAGAATTGGCCGGTATAGAGAGTTATGCAGAAAAAGAAGGATATATAAGATGCAGTATTCCTGAGGATGTTAAAGAGGATTTAAAGCCGATAATTAGAATTATCCTTGAAACCGTAGTTATTGGCCTAAAACAAATTGAAAACTCATATAGAGAATACGTGGTTATTAAAGAACAGGAGGTGTAG